The following nucleotide sequence is from Diospyros lotus cultivar Yz01 chromosome 3, ASM1463336v1, whole genome shotgun sequence.
CTGACAACCACTGAGttataatgaaaaatagaatGAACCCATACTATCAGGATTCATTATAAATGTTCCAACCACCTTGGTTCATCATCGAGAGAAATGATACACCCAAATTAGATCTACTTTCATCATAAATGAACCCATCTATCTTAGTCCATTCACAATGAACCTAGATTCAttatagagaaaaaagaaaaataaattatattaaaaaatatatgtatattcttgATCGTGTTAATCTATATTTAGCTTTTTcgaatagatattttttatacaaaaagaTAGTGTAGCAACATAGCTGTCTATTCTTCGATTGCTCTTATTCTCGTAAACATGCTTAATTAAaagtttacaaataatttgtgaACAAACTTGTTGATAAATTCATTgatacatttaataaataatgtaGCAGATGAgtataaattatcaatttatttacaattaatagtAAAAACTAATATATGAATGTAGTGTgtacataataattaaatttatcttttaaaaataaagaaaataatttttatttaaaatttttataaatgtatagatatatatattcatatagaatgattaaacatatttaaaaataaatttagagagTGTTAAtctttcaaatttatatatttatataaaaaatttaaaaagtctATAGATATGAATTATGATGGCATTCCGTACGGTCCCAAGCCAACCATATGCATGGATAAAACACAAAtgcaatattattattattacaggCTTTCGAAGCCATGGCGGAGTGCACAAATCATGGCCGCAatttgcagcagcagcagaatgTTGTAACCACTCGAACATAAGAAAGGTGAATGAGACAACCACTATCaatgacatatatataataatattattattagaattatcGCCATGCCCCACCActcatttcttgaatttatgcagaagagataaattatatgtaaaaatttTGCTTAATTGCCTAAAATAAGAAATCGAACTTATACACCACATcctaatttatcataatttaacTATTTAACCTGATCTggactataataataatattattattatcattacagGCTTTCTAAGCCATGGCGGAGCGCACAAATCATGGCCGCAATTTGCAGCGGCAAACTGTAGTAACCACTCGAACATAAGAAAGGCGAATGAAACAACCACTatgaatgaaatatatatataatattattattattatcattacagGCTTTCCAAGCCATGGCGGAGCGCACAAAGCATGGCCGCAatttgcagcagcagcagaatgTAGTGACCACTCGAACATAAGAAAGGCGAATGAAACAACCACTatgaatgaaatatatataaattgcaaACTACGTATACTTCCAGAAAGGGTTGGGTAGGCACCGTCGCTGGTGGGGGTAGGTAAGTTAGGCTCCGTTGTTTTCGCTGTGGCTGGCAGGGGCCCAGTGAGCATCCCAAGAAACTGTGACCTGAATCTGGTACGAGTTCAGATGGGGTTCGAGCCGCAGAGGCAGAAGACGTAAAGTATGATAGATAGGGTCGTAAGCCCCAGCGGCCTCCTTCGTTAGATCTCAACCAAATCCTATCGCAACGTCTTGGTTACCAGACTTTGTCCATACACTTGCCCCAGTTCCTCATCCTCATGCCCTTGTAACGGCTTTTTACGAGGGCATGAGCATGAGGAACTTGGGGCAAATGGATGGTCAAAGCCCCATAACCAAGAAGTCGCGATAGGATTTGGCTGAGATGTACAATACGACGGAGGCCGCCGCCAGGGATTGCAGCCTTGTAATCTTCTGCCTCCACGACGCAGTTAACACCCTCGATTTCCCCCCTTGACCAGCCAGCTCTATATCCCATCCGATCGAAAACTACAAAGCTTACAACACTGGTGTTGCGGATGTTGTGCGATCGACTTCAGCTAATTTTATTGAACATGTTGATGCTTCAAGTCGTGGTTGCAATTGCTTGATCTATATCTAATCTACCTTCGCAATGCTTCCATCTCAATTTCTTCATGCGAGCATTTTGGCGTCTTGGAAAGGCACTGTGATGAAGGAAGTACACAATTAATAGtagctaattaattaaacacCACAAAGAAATTAGCAAAGTAGGACGAAATGGgtcacaaaaaataataaactctGCAGGCTCAAAATTAAAGGCAAGGACGTGATTAATTGGACGAAGGCGAAGCGCTATTATAATTGATGTTTTAACTTAGGTTATctccaattatattttttattatattataaataatttactcgattttttttacttaaaaaattatgcatGTTCTAAATTATTCTGGCTATTCTACTCTCCATTTgattctatattttatttatttattaataaacttcaattttaattttttttatcttatctataatttttgctactgtaaaaatttaatatttttttaatttaataataaatattattatattaaattttaatatatttttaaaatcaatttactaatattttttaaataaaattattgaacaaatttttttgaattaattccttaataataaatttaaaattttaatatattaaaaataacatttcaacAACCAACCTTATGTTTGTCTCCTCCTTCACTGTGACAGATCGTCTCTACAACGTTTGTTCATCTCCTTTTTCATCTTCTCTTTCGTCGTGACTTTTTGTCTTCTCTAATAGtgaatcttttatttttcatcatgtTCGACTTCCTAATTCAATAATTGTCTCCAAAATTAATGGCAAATCAGCTATAACATGTTTCATCATGTTCGTCTTTTCCAATATAACTTTGTGCTTCAGTGGTGATAGTTGTAGCTACGATGACGATAACGATGGCAATGGTTGTGGCAATGACCATTGTGGGAAGAGATGGCGAGGGTTGCGATGGACAACAGCAATCACTAAAAGCAGCGAGAGTTTTGAACTTTGCCAGCAAGCAAAATCAACAATGACGAGCTGCATTGGAGCAGTTTCTTCTGTCACTCTGACTAAAATTTTGGCTTAACAAGGGAAAATTAATAGCGTTAGAGACAACCTTACAGCATAGCCAAACCAtcttaaaagaagaaaaatatagaCAACTTAATTAGTCATATCAGTTACAGAAATTAAAACATAGGCGACTTAGACAAACCAATTACAAGAAGTAAAATATAAGAAGCGCAGCTGGACCACACATATAATAGCTATAATCACCTaatctttaaaataaataaatttaataacatgaaaattaatgataaaaatttcaaGGCCACGTCTTTAGTATTGACTGTCGCAGGGATGGTAATATTGGCTAGGTATTAAATATTACTAATAATGATCAAATCACCATCTCAAGAGTACACCTCAAGATACAAAATACTCGCActctcaagagaaaaaaattacataaagaaAGACATTTTATTTATAGCACtcaaatatattcaaaaaatatagcTTATAAGTAATCCAAGGAGTTTAAAGATGATTCCAAATTACTGTTGTCTTGTGCTATTTCAATGTGACATTCATGGAGATTATTAATATGATACCTAAATAGGAGtataaaattgtttttatataACCTCTTATCTTATTATGAGGGATTGAGATTGTGTGAATAGTAGTAACATTATTCTTTAATTGAATCATCTTATCAATGTGCTATGTCTGTATGTCTCATAATGTGAACTAGACATGAAATTTGCTTCATTAGAGATTTTACTATTATCTAGACTAGATTTCATTCTAGCGTCTCAATAGCCAACTCCTCATTTTTATCCTCTCCCATAAGCTTGAGATTTTTACACCGCTTCTATTCAATGCAAGTTAAATCAccactttaaaaaattatatatgaatcTTTGACTAAGTAGAAGGGATTACAAGGAGTAAACCTTGTATTTGAATTTATGGTCTCAACTCATGTTTTCCACCCAATCATCAACCAATGGAAACAACATAACATTGCCCAATTTTCTCAACCACCAAGTAGATTTTAACGTAACCAAAGGTCAAATTCACAACAGAAGagcaaaggaaataaaattatagaacaGACCACGTGCCTGATGCAAAGGAGGGGGTGGCGAGGCAAGGATTCTTCCCCCCTTTAACTCAAACTTCTCTCTTCTTCAACCATCCCCGTGTCTTCACTCTTCAGCAGCGTTAGCACACGCATAGAGTAACGCTTTCACCCAACTTAGCTAGCTAGGTTAGCAGATCTAGCAGATATGATTTATCACTGCCCATCAAATAATActtgaatatattataaaaagaaaattattatatatagaagaaaataaatgagataaaaaataaataaaataataacatgtACATACCAATCGTggccaaatttttgaacttgaaCCATGCGGTCTTAGATAGTTAAGACTCGTCAAAATAcgttaaaattttacatattaaaatcTTCCATACAAAGGCTAGCACAAAAGATAAgtcttttctattaaaaaaaatatgtcttaaaaattttgagagacTGTCATTGTTTATAGATAAGCGTTGTCTATAAAAATTAATGAGCAATCGATGTGGGATTGTTGcctacaaaaattaataatcaatcgATGTGGGATCGTTGCCTATAGAAGTCGGTTTTTCTTTGGAGGGGATGCAGGGGATTGTATGGGAAGTAAAACAAGAAACTAATTGCGTATAAAAACTACCCAACACCATCAGCTTCCAAATAAGCTTTGCCATCCCTAAAAGGAGAATTAGGACATATTGTCTCAAAAGTAATTGAATGCCCTGAACGAGCAAGTCCATCCACACAAAGCTAATTTATCAAAAAGTATGAGAAATTGAACACTACCGCAATTTATCAAACCCCCATACAAGTGAGACAAAGTAGTAGTAAATGAAGTAGAAAGTTATAGCATAACTGCAGAATTAGAATTGGCTTCGAGTAGCCAAATACCCTAACTCCAAACATAGAAGGCGGCCTTCGCACAAGCTAAGTTGGCTTTTTTTCTtcgctaaataaataaattgacatttttctaaataaagTGTCTTTTCCAGACCACTGTTATggttttaataataaaagaataattagGGTGAATACCAGGTTAGGAACCATTGTACCAACCAAGATAAACCATTCTCCTTTGTAacttcagttttttttttttttttttgctctttgCAATCTTATTGACAAACCCTTTCTAAATATTAGTTTTTTCaagtttcataaaaatacttatcataATTGCTTTCTAGCACATTAACgaataaataatacataaagTTCtgtaatatataacaataaaatatacATTGACTTTCATATGGTTTCAAGAACATATATTAGTTAGTGTACATGCCAAACTAGGAACCAGTATACTTTATACCAAACCAAAATATAATAACATGCATTATATATACAATAAGAGTACTGGTAAGATTTAACATATCTAAATGCATTCGCTTATCAAAGGCAGTTGAGATATTTGCAGGCACAAAGCACTTGGTTCTCTGTAACAAGTACGTTATcttctgttattttttttgctctttCTGAGTAATGATCAAGTACAGGAAGGTCTGAACAATCGGGTGAAGGTTGCAACTCTATTGGGGGGTTTTCTGTACAGTGCAGCAGCAACAGCAACTTCCTGAGTAGTGGGTACTTTAACAATGCTGGGATATCTACAAGTGAGTATCACCTTCTTCTCCAATACACTCACCACAACAGACTCTGTTTCTCCTGAAAAATGATGAGATCCGGGCAGTTAGAAGAGAGAGAGCTAGCTTCGGGTGCCGAAATATAATAGTCCATAAACTGCAAGTAACTAGTTGGAATCCAAGCGATGGTGAGAAAATTCCCCAATTGGTTACAGCTAAGGGTCAGTGGAAGCAGAGTTCTGGTCCCATCAAGACCTCTATATTCAAAAAAGTCAGGCGACTGTAGTTCTGTAAGAAATGATAGAACTGACTCTAAAACTGCTAATTTGGGTTGTCAACTAGTTTTCTTCTGCCCATTTCGCACAAAATAGCAGACTGAGGAAACAGAATCATCGTATTTAAAGCAGCTTGATGGTCATTTAACACTCAAAATCTTGGGGTCGATCGTTTATAAAAGCTGATCATCACTCTGAATTTGTGGTTTGTGGAGGAGTGAAGAAGCAAGATCAAGAAATTACTTGGGCTGAGATTCACCAAAAACCTCTTTACAGTTCCTAAGATCACAGTTTGAAGGAACCCAGGCAGAAGCTTAATTAAAGTAACCTCTACCCAGCTCTTTGGCAGCAAGGGAAAAGTGCCCTTGTGCTAccaagaaaattacaaaatctgATGGTGATGGCCTATGCAAGTGTTTGCAAAAGCTGAAGAGTGATTGCAAAGGGAATCCTATGTGAAAAGTCCAGTAGTAGAAAAGGAGAATTTATGATGCAGAATGAAGACGAACAAAGTAGCTTTCATGACAGCCTGCTTCATTTTGGCATCCAAGGGGGGCTCACACAGACCCCACAAACTCTAGAGATGAGAATCCTAACAAAATGGTACGGTTTACCCCTCATCTCAATCAAAGGAATTGGAATGAACCACCCAACAAGATTTCACGGAAAAACTCACCATTCATCCTTGAAATTATGTCAGCTACCCTCCTCTGGCACTCTGAACATTGAAAATCAGCCAGGAGAACAACTTCTTGGACCTGCCACCAACAAATTAAATACCAAGcataagctcacaacaaagAAACAATTTTCCACTCCAACACCGCagggagaaacagagagagaggaaaacTACCAGAGGCATGGACAAGGATTCCATAGAGGCAAGGCTAGTTTGAGAAAGAAGCGAGGTCTTTGTAGTTGCACCCATAGAAAACAGGATTTGCTCTCTGAAACTTCTCAGAATGAAGCCTTCTTTATAGAGCAATGAAGCTGCCAGATGAATCTTCTTTTGCAAGCAGGACAAGGGAGGAAGGAGAAGGCTCAGATATATAGGGACAGAAGCTGCTGAACCGTTGGGGGAAATCCCATTTGTTGAGATGCTTCATTTGCTGGAGAGCAGGGCATCGAAGATAGAAAAATAAGACATTGACATTAATAACGTCATTGAGGAAAGTGGAAAAGGTCGTGGCTCTTTACGCTCAGTTGACAAAGAGGCCCCATTCACTTGGGCAGCCAATACCTTTTCCTGTGGCATTTTCAACACCAAGAATAATTGCAGAGTGCTAGTAGTGGTTGCTCGCTAGACCAACAAATTCCCTTGAGCTCTGGCATATCAGGATAGATATCCAGCCCAATATTAGCTATTGCAAGTAAAGTGGTATAAACAGACTTCTCAGGAAAACACGTGAATAAGAAACGTTGTGAAGTTTAGTGCAGCCTTTTCAAACACGATTCTCTTTCCAGAATtgcacaaaaatagaaaataaaaggtCAAATTTTCACGGATTTAACTTGAGTTGTCAAAATAACTGTGTTATAAAGTATAAATAAGATTTGAGTACAAGGACATAACTAATCCACAATCTGAGAGAGTGGGAGGCTAAGAATGTCCCCTTTTTTTATAATGCTAAATTGATTGGAGAGTAGAATTCATTACACCAAACTCATCAAGTACGTGATAATGATATACCCCACCATGCCTAAGCACAGGCTCCGAACTTGCTCATATTCATAAAAGGAGGATGAGGAAGGAAAGTCATCTACTCAAACGACTCAGATAGGCTCTCAATCCGCTCTTTCTATTCAGCAGATTTAGCACAGGAACCTACCTAAAAACTTCTCTACTTTTCTGGGTACCCTGACAAAGTCAAACCAGTTAGTGTCAATTTGGCAGTACTTTTAAAAGTGGAAATCTTAAATTAATGCATGCGTCCTATGATAATCTTTGGGGATTTACTTGGTCATGACCATAAATCATCAGAAATTGGAATTCAGATAAGAGCCAGGCCATGGCGGTTCTTTTTCGAATATCCCCAAtcaaattaacatttttttagaTCATACATGGCGCCATGGAATTCATATACGCTTTCAACTTATTATTGATTATCCCCATGACAACCTGAGAAGAGCGTGCAAACACCAGGGtcgaaaatatataataatgcgGGAGGAAACCAATAGATGGACACTGCCAATATCTAATCTACTTTAATATGTAAACCAACAGATTCTGATTGCAAATCACCAGGGTAGAACTTATATAATAATGCAGGAGGAAACCAATAGATGGACACTGCCAATATCTAATCTAATTTAATATACAAACCAACAGATTCTGATGGCCGCAGTCAAATCTCAAGCGCGGACAGATGCATATCCAACAGGAAAGCAGAAAAGAATCTTTAGATCAGTTTCCCGTAGAGAAAGAAACTGAAAACAATATAAGAAAATCCAGTTGGGGGAACAAACCCAGAAGGATTGCTCAACAACCATATTCTCACATAAACCCAGCAGGAAAAGACTGCATTGGCTTTTAGAAAGCACGGGAAAATACAAATCTTACCTACGGTGTCTTGAATACAAATTATTAGCTAGACACAGCTGTCGCTAATCAAGTTGGGGGATATAAAAATGTGAAAAGGCAATCCTGTAGTggaagagagagacagacaaACGCTATTGCGAAGATATCCTTGAAAAACCATGCGAGAGTTGCAAAAAGGGATGGGATCCAAAATGAGATTTATATATTGCATTCAAAACTGATGCCCCAGGGCGGGGCATTTGGCAACTCAGGCTACTGTTACATTTCCATACATGAGGGCGGACTGTAATGTCGCTTCTGATCACTAACATTCGTTAGTCACTAAATCCTAACCTAAAGCAGCATCAATTGATGCAGCGATACATGTACATCTAAAACTGAGCAAGCATTTTGAACCGTCGACTGTATCCATAAAGAAAAATGCTGCAAATAGGTTATACCGGTTGAGAATGCCATCACCTAGACATAACCAAGTTAGTTAGAGGAGCAACAACTGATGAACTGAAAGGAGAATCCCCCATGTACTTGCAGTTGTCATGATCAACTTTCAGGGTATTGGAGATAAAGATGCTACTGAGAGTACGTGATCCTACAGCCTCTGGACTGCTTTTCTTTTCATCACCAAGATAGTGAAGCTTCTGAACAGAGTTTACACGCCTTCTCTTCCTTGATGACTTCCACTTCAACCGAGTAAGTAATGTGTCTTTTGAAAGATCACGAACAATTTCTAACCCTTTTGGTTTGTCCTCCACAGAGAGCATGTGGCATGTGCGCCTTCCAACTTCATCCTTCACTGAAAAGCTACCTTTACTAATGGGACTGGGAATATGCCCCCGTTGTCCTATCGCAACTTCTTCCAGTTCAACATCACAAGGTTTAAccattttctgttttgtttcAAGATCAGACAATATGGAGATAATAAGATCTGGTCTTTCCTTCACATGTTCCCACCCATTTCCCAGCCATTCTTCAGAATGTCTCAGGTCATGACTACCAAAGGTTGATTCTTGTTTTTCTCCTGCATAAGAAggccaaaaaatgaattaatgcCTATTATCAACCTAAATTTTTTACTGCAAGGACAGGGACAAGACAGGGAAGACATTTTCTATTCCAGGCTATGATAACAAAAATTTGGAAGGGGAAAAAGCATTTCATACCTGggaaataaacacaaatttgaTCTGGAGTTTCTTTCTTTATTACAATTCCCTCCCACCATCCTTCATGCCACCAGACATCCACAACTGCCCCAACATTTACAACAAATGGAACTTCGACCTTATTGGATTTTGGGGTTGGCCTAATAGTTGGCCTACCACACAACCGGAGTCCCAGTGGATCAGCAACTGCAACCCTTGATGCCAAAAGCCACTCCTAAAACATTAAGCCAAGAAAAACAGTTAGATAAGAAGAACAGGAATATGAGAGAGAGCCCACATGAAAGACAGGCACATTCAACTGTCCAGAGCTTTCATCTTTCCAATTAAAATGCATGCTAAATATAGCAAAATGATTATTACTACTAGTATTTTACCTCGAGATTGTTAGTTTCATCAGCAGCATCCTTTATGTCTTGATACCGCACCTTGACTTTATCCTTATGCTTCTTGATTATTAGGGCTCTAAACCAACATCCTCTGAGGCCACTGTCTTGTGACAGCACTTCAACTTGAGA
It contains:
- the LOC127797254 gene encoding uncharacterized protein LOC127797254; amino-acid sequence: MGATTKTSLLSQTSLASMESLSMPLVQEVVLLADFQCSECQRRVADIISRMNGETESVVVSVLEKKVILTCRYPSIVKVPTTQEVAVAAALYRKPPNRVATFTRLFRPSCT